CCAAGCAAGAATATGTAATTTACACCACAATGTGCACCTAAAAAGCCTACaacaagtaatgtgcaccacaatgtacacctaaaacaaCTCTACGTATATAAGGTGCACAACTCACTATGGACATATACATAAAAAGCCTAAAAATAAGTAACCtggatcacaaaaaaaaaaaaaaaatattagtaaTGTGCACTAATATGAACACCACTAACCTGTGAAGAACATTATCATCTTTCAGCATGAACCGAGAAATGTGACCATTCACATgcccaaagtgaatcctccaacACCAACCAACTTCTTGGAACTTTGCAGTTAAACGAGTCTTGTCATTTTCAAGAATACTAATCTTGTAACCAGTAGCCATCTTGTACTTATCAACAACAAGTCTAACAGCTTTAGCACCACCCATAAATTCTCTACCAATCTTGTCAAAAATATATAACCATTCATCGGAAATCAGAGGCTTGGCCTTGTTTGCATCATGATTTACCACCCTTACAAGCTTAGGACTTTCAGTTACACAAGAATTTGCGGTACTAGAACTAGAACTAGTGCTACAACCAGACTTAGAACGAGAAGTATGCTTCGGAATCACGTCAAcattcaaatagaaatcttcattgTTAATAACAATAACAAGAGCAATTAAACCTAGCAGCTGTATATCACCTTGTACAAAAACTATTTGATCATTATCCATATAGATCAAACGTATACTCCCGGGACAGAAAGACCGCCATTGCTTACATGCAAAATGCTTCAATTCATCTATGGTGGTCGAAGTATTAAGACGAAAAGCAGCAGAATGCTTACCATGATTCAAAATAGCATGAATAACTTCTCAGACATATTTGATACCCATACATATTACAAAAGATATAATAATAaacatttgaagcttcaaatcacAATTTCAAATTTGAATAACCTAAAACGTAAACGGTGTACAGGAAAGTACACATCTAATCGAAGACAAACATCAAATAACAGTAAACCTAAATCAAATACTCCATCGATTAATGAAATATATAAGCTTCAGAAACTTACTAGAACACATAGTTGAATAAATCAGAAGCCTACGATCAAATATCAAttcgatttcatatcatgcatcataaaaaaaaaacatcatcaaaCAACAGTAAACAAAAATCGTTTCACGGGAGTCAAAAGCTACTATataataaaaatcaaatcaagatcatacAAACAGTAAGATGTAACAGATCGTATTCATATCATAAACTCATGAACTCAGAAAAACTAAAAATCAGAAACAAATTTGAATGATgaaccaaaagaaaactaaaaataaaaagagaccAAACTAACCTGAAGTTGAATTCTGGTGCAGAATCGACCGAATCCACCCTAACCTTTATGAATCTGTTAAATCACCTCCGAAATTTATATCTGGATCGATCTATCTCTCAATCTGTCGTGAATTCAAATCTGAGATCAAAAAAATAGATTTCAGAATGCTTTCAAACTAACCTGAAGATGAAATCTATTGGAAAAACAATTAAAATCTGATTCATCGCTCTCTGTGTGTCTGTCTCGCTCtctctcaatctcaatctcagatcaaaaaaaataaatcaaaaagcaTGGTTTAAATACTAAATCGATGGAAAGTCAGTTctggaataataaaaaatcggAAATCGTTCTAAATTTGGACAAACTCGTCAAGATTTGAACGAGACCGTAAAACACTTGTGATTTTTGGATTAGAGAGTCCTGGGCTAAAAAAAAAAGGTGGCAACGTTCAACAGCCCGGCCCCGAGAGCACCTACCAACTTTCATATTAGGCTCAGATAAGGGGAGACGTGGCTGATTATGGGATACAACTTTGATGACTGCTCCGCACGTTTATGCCGTTGATTTGGTCCAactaaaaaattaaagaaaaaaaatctttttttcgtTGGACATAACTAAATTCTTTGATAGAAATGGCTACTTCTACTTCAACTCTACAGTTCCAACTTTTGAGACCCTCAAATTTGTTTTTAAGAAAACCCTCCTTATTAATTTCTTCCACGCCCAAAACTCATCTAACCCAATATCTGAGCCACATTCATTCTCCAATAAAATCTACTTATTCTCAATTTACatctttatcatcatcatcatcaaaacctaGATTCTCAGTCTCTTCTGAGAGTAATTTTGGTGGGTTTTTGAGTAATCAGAAGAGAAGGAGAGGGTTTTATAGTGAAAGAAGAGGAGTAGTAGCTATGGCTGGAGGTCCTGTTCAGAAATCAGAGGATGAATGGAGAGCTATTCTGTCTCCTGAACAGTTTAGAATTCTCAGACAGAAAGGAACTGAGTAAGTTTTTACTGACCAAAgttctgaaaaaaaaaattggggtttGAATTATCTTTACAATAAAGGGTTGCTTAAAAATTGCATCTTTTGTGTTGATACGATGAATTCATACCCCAACTTCTTTAGCTATATGCATGGGTTTGGTTGCATTAGGCTTACTGCAAAATGCTGAATTTTCTTATGCTAAATGTCTGATATGACTATTAACTGCTGATTTTGGCTTTATATTTTTCGtggttttttccttgtttttatcaGAATTCTTCAATAGGATAAAATTAGGATCATACATGCACAATTCTTCACATAAGACGGAGAGGAGGTCACTGCATGTTATTTTATCAGAAGTTGATGTTTGAATGATGATGCCATTATCATATTTTACAACCTAGACCACCAAGTACTGCAGAAGCTGTGAGACCTCCACATGGAGAACATGCAATGACCTAGTCAGGGTACCAATAAGCACAATCCCCTAGTCAGGCATCATAGTAAACATTAATTGCAATAGTATTCCTCAGAAGGGCAATTTTGATAGGCCAGTGGTTAACAGTGAGGAGTCCAACTAATGCGCCATTAAAATGTTTCAAATCCAGCAGTGATGCAGTAGTTGGTGTGCAGTGCTGCGTTTGATAAGTTTTGATGGGTATTGATAAACTATTGCTTTGAAAGGGCTTCAGATCCTCTGTCCTGTTTTTCCTTTTCCCATGCGCGTCGTGTACCAGCCAGTCGTAAGATGACACATGTTCTTTATTTAGCTGCCTAATTACATTTGGTTAACTCCGGTtaaattggaagaagaaaaagaattaacattttgaaaaaaaaaagaatcgaaactcttctcttcttcttagtcgagaagtttcacaattaaaataatataatgtaaaagctttgCTTTGAATTAGACAGAAGTACATTTGTAGTGAAAGAAACTTCCCCTAATCTTCTCCGGATATCGATAAAATCAAAAGAGATTCAAACAGCATTCTTGATATTcttaatttctattttattttttcagaCGACCGATTCAAACAACAttctcgacattcttaatttctAAGATATCTTGACCTAAAACTTCATTACTGTTTCGTTGCAATATATGTTGAAAGAATCCTTTCTTGTTGAGAAATTGGTACGATAGGCATACAATCAGTATTAGGGGCTTTCTAACATCTCCTCTTCTTGatcaaagaaaactgaaaaaaagGATCATTATCTTTGGAAAGAAGCAAAACAAGGATTAGAAAAATAGATCTAAGTACTGGACAATGGATTCATTTCCAAAGCAAACTAAGTTAAATGATAAAATCAATTCAAATCCTACTATAATTCAAGTTCAAAACCTACTATAGGAGATTTCGATCACAAACATtcttaattagggttttagtGTTGAGTTTTACaatatttataggcttcaaacatgataaaaaaaagtAGTAAATAGTTAAAAACATGTGTCATGTTGTGAATGGCTGGTACAGGGGCACAGGGGAAAAATGGGACAGAGAATGCGGAGCtctctgagagtattgagttgtGACAATCAGTTCCATTTGTGGTCATATTTATATTTATGGAAGGAAAGAATAGTATAGCTCCAGTCTAGACCAAGTCTATGAAGTATAGGAAGTAGCAACAGTCCGGTATCTAAGTGCTAGCTGGCACAATTCATGGTGTATATTGTGGATGATAGTGTACGTCTAAATTTAGTTTCAACTTGTATCAAAGTTTGTTGATCTCTTAAAAATTTCATTCATTTAATAATGTCACAACTGGTAGAAGTACGTACAGTTGCTGGTATCttaaatttatgtttttattttgattgaaagacGAGTGAAGTTTTtaagagatcaacaaactctgatACTAGTGGAGATTGAATCCTAGTCTTAAGTTGTCATCCACACTGATAATGCTTAGTTTAAGAATCTTCAAGTCACTTTTGTCAATTTAGTTAGTTGAAGGACTTGGGATGAATCTTTGGATGACATTCTTTCTATTGGAAGTGTTTATCCTTTTATCAGGGAACGCACTCTGATGAATTTATTGGAGACGGTAGAGCTTAATCAAACTTTATTTGTGGAAGAACTAGAGAATCAGCCATCAACTTAGAGTTGGATAAGGGGTGTTTGTCTAGGTAGATCAGCTTGTTGTCTTTGAATCTGTGTTCTTTGAAGAAAATCCAAGAGACGCGGTCTCAAGTTTAGCTTGTTTGTTCTTTGGGAAAATGAGGAAAATGCCCCAAAATATGGTGGCACCTTGGGAATATGTCCCGAGATTCCAGTTTTTGGGAATATGTCCCGAGATTCCAAACATCCGTCTAAGCATGTTAAGTAGTCAATTATATCACACATGTGCGATTACACATGGGGAAAATTAACAGATATGCCCCAACCAAATCTGTTATGTGAACACCACATGACGTGTGATGTAACGGTTGATAATATATTATGTGTCTTGTTAGAAAACCACACTTATACCCTTTATATAGAAAATTTTTACCTACTTATCCTGGGCCTCCAGGTTTGAGCCACGCGTCCATCGATCATCTTCTTCACCATGGTTCAACCAGTTCCACTGGAATATTAACTGTTTTCGATGGAGGAACTGATTTTAAAAAGAAATTTGTTCTTTTTTGTGACCAAACTAAATTAGGGATTTTACAATCCGTAAAAAAGAGGCCGCAAGCTCGAGCTTTTCAATTGTTAGTTTTATGGTTATTTTATGAAGCTAATGGTATCACTATGAAAACCACCATGATGAATTGTGATAAATAAACATAGGGTTTGATTTACATAATGTTTTTGAAGGCCCAACTGGGTTTTGTTTTTCACTCACTGCACTGCTTCTCTGTGTTTTACCTTAATGGTATCATAGACGGATTTTTGGATGGCTGGGCATATTCCCAAAAATTGGAAGCTCGGGACATAAGCTCGGGACATATTCCCAAAATGATACTGAGTTTTTGGGACACATCACCAATTTTCCGTTGTATTTTCTAAAACTCTTTATATGTATGCCCATGGATTCTCACACATACAAGGCAAGGCGACCTACTTCAGTTCTGGTTTTCAAGGTGACCTCTATTATCGAAGTCAGACCAGCAACTATTTCGAGAGGCCTTGATAGGTAGAGATGTGGCTGAATATGGACACCGCGTTCCTCATGATCTGGTTTAGAAGACTTTTTTTGTTGTCGGACATGATAGCACGTCTAACTAGATAAAAGACCCTTCTCCCAAAGTTGCTGCCACATTAGAATTTGAATTGAAGAATGGAAGAACAAGGCAAACCTTAGAGAGTTTAGAATTCCAACTGAAGAATGGAAGAGTAAAAGCAAATCTTAGAGAGTTTATGGTTGTGATTCACTACCTAGTCCACATCATTGTTGTGAAGGGACTAGTTCTTATGGGTGTGAAGGTGTGAAGGTGTGAAGGAAAAAGCGCTAGAGTATCATGCGTTTGGAAAATGTAAtctaagaaaaaggaaaaatgggACCcataacttgaaagatacgttaaatAATCGAAAACGTAGGAAAATGCATAATGATTTCGCACTAAAACTTGAATAACATTATTATTTTGGTGTGATTTTCACAAGGGGACTTTCTCAAGAAATTTTAATGCGAAATCATTACGtgtttttctatttctttttattttttattatatgttttaagCTTTGgacttttcttttttcattttggaTTTTTCTTCCAACATGTAAAGCTTTTGCATTTCGCTCTTTGTTCCTTCACAACCACAAGACTTAGTCCCTTCTTCACAAAGATGTGTCAGAGGTTGTGAATTATGTGAGTGGCAATTCAGTCCCTTCTTCACAGAATGTCAATTGTCAAGAGGCTTGTGAATTCTGGCTCTTATGAAGCCTTGGATAATCTGTGCCTTGCAAGCCAGTTTCAAGGAGAGCTAGGTTCATTGAGAATTCTTGTATTCGTATGAGGTTTGGCTCAACGATAATTTGATATGACTGTATACTGCTTTTATTCGGATTCATATTTGGCACTCgtctgtttgtttaatttctcaaTAACAACAGAAACGGCTACAACTGTGACAGTCCGCATAATGTTCTCAATTAAGACATTACACCATTGTTTCTTCCCATCAAAGATGAAATGAAGCTCGAAGTTCTTAGTTTATTCATTTGAAGTTTGAACAATGACAGACTGACATTTTCTAGATAAGGTGTTTGAAGTTCATTGTCTTTGAACTATGAAATGTATAGTCGGTTTCTTCCACCGAGTGGTTTAGAGTTTAGACAATGTTTAGAAATAGCAGTAAATGAAGCTCAATTTTGAATGATGCTCATGTTGATATTTGATATACAGGTATCCAGGTACTGGTGAATACAACAAGTTTTATGGTGATGGGGTTTATACTTGTGCTGGTTGCAACACACCACTATATAAATCAACCACTAAATTTGACTCTGGTTGTGGTTGGCCAGCTTTTTTTGAGGGTCTTCCTGGAGCCATTACACGGACTGTAAGTTTCTCACTCTCTCACTCTCTCTCTAGACATCTATCTAATCTTACTCAAACATTTTGTTTTTCACTTGTTCATTTCTGTCCTGCTTCTCCTTTGGGTTATTAGATTCATGTTAACAAGATGATCAATGTTATTTCAGGCGGACCCTGATGGAAGGAGAATTGAGATAACTTGCACTGCTTGTGGGGGTCACCTGGGACACGTTTTTAAAGGCGAAGGGTTTAAGACACCTACAGATGAACGTCACTGTGTTAATAGTGTTTCTCTCAAGTTTAGCCCTGGTTCTTAGTTCCAAGTTTACTATACATGTTGACATGTTGTCTCTGTAAGTGACCAGCATAAAAGTCCTGATGCTTTGAACTATATCAGTATTTTCTGTTACCTTGAATAATAACATTTCATTTTCTTCCCAAGTATGTTAAGAATTGGATCCTGAATTTTATAATGCAAAATGAGGTAGTTCTCTCTGACCCCTGGCTTGTATTCATTTGTTGGAAGTTGCTCTATTCAAGATCTGATTGTAGATTGTTGCTAAAAATCCAAATGACTGACCAACATGTCATCGATCTAACTCAGCTTTCTCAGTTTCAACAGCTTGCCTGAGATGCTggtttgatttttcaattatttGTGTATCAAATGAGGGTGTGTATCgcattaaaaataaacaaaataagtgATCATGGTGTTAGTGGAAGAAAGTGTTATATCGGTGTCTAGCGATTTCATCTTTTTCTTGTTGTAGTTGTGTTCATATACACTGAAGATTCTTTTTAGCTCTCGGAATTGGTAATTAAAGAACATCTCTGTAATTTTTTTCACATTATTTGTCGAGTTCCTGGCCTTCTCCTGCCATTGTTgatgttcttcttcttgttgcttcTGCTCTCCATCTTGCACTTGTTGTTTGGTTACATTCATTGTGGTTCTTGTTGCAGTCTCGTTCTTTTTGCCACTTTAGACATTCTTGCACCTGGATGTTGCATTTCTAGTTTGTTTTCTCTTTCATTTTTGGTTACAGAAGTGCTTGAGCATGAAGTATTTTTGTCCTTGTATGAGTGTATCACCAATAAATTCAAAATCTTTTGATTATATCTTACCAAAGCAAAATTCATCAGTCTTTTATCaacaagtttgtttttgattgaaattgattaagcTAGATATTTTGCTGGGAATCGAAGAGGCTCATAGGGTTGCACCTTAGACCCAATTTTGCTGACCCAGTAAAACCAAATTGGCAGACCAAGTAGAAACTAATACAAATTGCAACAAACTCAATTTTTTTCCTCTTTGTTGCATCTTCATTTCCACCTTCTACACTTCTGCTTACAACTATCAAAGAAATTCCAAGccttgaaagaaaaacttggtaGAAAGAGTCCGTGGACATGGATGAAAATAAAATTATTCTTCAATTTTACAAGAACAGGGaacaaaaaacaataaaaaatgatTGCTTATTAACCAAATAAGAATGTGTATGCCTGAGTCCTGACAGGCAAAGTAAAACTGAATTCAGCTTTTTCGTAGTTTTTTCAAGCTTTTAGAGCTACTGGTATTTGGTGAATAGCATACAGCAGCAAGAACAATTAACACCGTGGATAAGAAGGCTGCGGTAAAAGTAACATAAGATACTATTTGAGAGTGTGCCTTGTTGCCAGAAGGGATTCTCCAAAGAACAGCATCAGCTAGGGATTGGACGTGTTCAGCTCTTTTCGCCCAAAAACATCTTTCGCGTGCCCCATTACGTTCAGTGGAGCAACGAATAAACAAATCTGGAATACTCACTTCCACGTTTGAGTAACCACTTCCATCAAGAGGCTACAAAAGAATAGTAGCCTTTCAgaatccatgcattttcaaataattCAATCTAACATAATGGATAGTTCTATATTCGTTCATTTTTGTGGTTCTTGCCAGCTAAGAGTCACCAGTTGGAGTGAGCAACCCCAAACAAATGCATTTTACAGAGACAGGGTTATCGCCGATTTTTTCATATGGTAACAACTAATACAGCTATTAACTTCAACTCACCGGGTATCGTGCATGCAATGGAAGCTCTAGGTTGATTTTCAATTCATCGGTGTGCTTCGATAGAATGTTGTGACCTATATCCATGTGAACTTCGACAACTGATCTGTTGGAAAGAGCCGAAGGTAATTCCAAATTTGTATCACCAAAAACAGCAGCGTCTACAAAGACTGAAACATAGAACCTCTCGTCTTTAGAAAGTTTAAACCAAAACAGAAGACTTACTAATTTGCTTCACATGAAGAAGAGCAAGAGTAGTACCACCACGTTGGACGAGATGTTGCAACTCAAATGGGTCTGCAAAGACTCCAGATGGTAGTCTTTCAATAACCACGGCTTCACAGAAGTGCTCTGGTAGCTCTGATATGGTTGTATGAGGCTGGATACTGACCCTTAAGGAAGAAAATAAGCGACGATGAGAGCCTTCACCAATCAGATCCCTGTGCAAAACTGGTACTTTAATCACTGTATTTAGATTTTCGAACGATTTACAGGGGTGAAGGAGAAAGTCATGCTTCAAGAAACTTTGGAAGTTAGAATCAATTATGATGTCGTGTTTGTTCAAGTAAGATTCCGAAAGATATTTCTCCGAGCACGGCAATGAGCTGGTGTGTTGTAGGTTGTTACACTTGCCAACCTGGAAATTAAGGTAGGAGGACATACACAAAATAAGAACTTGTTTATAAATATGAGTAATTCTTCTAACTTAAGCCAGCATTCTAATATCAGATTGAAACAAATAAATCACCATACAGGTAAAGTAAATATGTTAACCAGCAAAAAATCTCAGGTAATAGGTGCGACTCACTGATCTTGTTGGAAGATGGATGAGTAAGAATGCAAGCAACAAGTACACGTACAGTGGGCCCCTGATATCCATAGATTACCTGAAACACATGACAATATAACTGTAAGACTACAGATGTATCCGGCTGCAAGAAACATGATAACCattaagaaaaaatagaaaaGCACACAGTACTAGACAGAAAGAAACATGATCactattaagaaaacaaaaaagattaACATGCTCTAGATTTCTCTTGGAGTTGGTTTGACCTTGACTAGCTCAGATATTCTACAAGGCATCTCATTACTGACTAAACTTTCCGTAATCTTAAAACTTAAAAGAGTTTGTCCCAAGAGTGTGCCTTATCCAGTTATCTTAAGCGGGGTTTTCATTTGATTTTAGCACTAAACGAAGTGGTTAACTAGCGAGAGGCCAGCTCGTATTTGTTAACAAAATGGAGTACGTCACCAAATCAAATATTAACGTTTATCCCATTAAAGCAATACAGCAGACAGAGGAAGAATTCAGCTCAAAGTGTTAACTTCAAGAAACTTACCTCCGGTATGCAAAACGAGAAGGCCAAACAAATCTGGTCAGTTTctccttctttctttctttggccTGTGTAGTAATCTAGTCTCTCACAAACCTAAGCACACTAGAAATATCAGCACCAAAGAAAATGAATGAAACCCTTAGAGACGAAAACACAGTGCAGACGGTAAAGAAAATCTAGCACAACGAATAAAGGCAACACAAAACTAAACCTAACAGTACTAGGAGTAACAAAATTTTCAGAAACAATAAACATGCTATAAACTATACagcaaacaaagaaaagaaagcacATGGACATGTAATGATGCAAAATATAGCTACTAGATTTCTGAAGGAAACTAGAGGTCTAAAACCTTACACAAACTAAAAATTAAAAGCAAATATGCTAATATATAAAATTCCTAAATTTTAGTGCATCTACGATGACAAAATCAGCACTAGTTACTCCTGTTAACCCTTGAATGATGCACAATAAGAAGAATAATAAGAATCCTAAAAGCTACAAGAAACAATATGAAAAAGTTAACTAACTTACACAAATGAAGCAAAAATTTACACAACCAAGTACTGAATAGCGGCTAAAAACACTACATTAAAGAGAAACAAAGAACACTTCCATCAATTTAAGCAAATATATGTACTTCATAAACAATCAGCAAAGTAAAACCTATACACTG
This DNA window, taken from Papaver somniferum cultivar HN1 chromosome 3, ASM357369v1, whole genome shotgun sequence, encodes the following:
- the LOC113357320 gene encoding peptide methionine sulfoxide reductase B5-like encodes the protein MATSTSTLQFQLLRPSNLFLRKPSLLISSTPKTHLTQYLSHIHSPIKSTYSQFTSLSSSSSKPRFSVSSESNFGGFLSNQKRRRGFYSERRGVVAMAGGPVQKSEDEWRAILSPEQFRILRQKGTEYPGTGEYNKFYGDGVYTCAGCNTPLYKSTTKFDSGCGWPAFFEGLPGAITRTADPDGRRIEITCTACGGHLGHVFKGEGFKTPTDERHCVNSVSLKFSPGS
- the LOC113357322 gene encoding phosphatidylinositol-glycan biosynthesis class X protein-like, whose translation is MDIRGPLYVYLLLAFLLIHLPTRSVGKCNNLQHTSSLPCSEKYLSESYLNKHDIIIDSNFQSFLKHDFLLHPCKSFENLNTVIKVPVLHRDLIGEGSHRRLFSSLRVSIQPHTTISELPEHFCEAVVIERLPSGVFADPFELQHLVQRGVFVDAAVFGDTNLELPSALSNRSVVEVHMDIGHNILSKHTDELKINLELPLHARYPPLDGSGYSNVEVSIPDLFIRCSTERNGARERCFWAKRAEHVQSLADAVLWRIPSGNKAHSQIVSYVTFTAAFLSTVLIVLAAVCYSPNTSSSKSLKKLRKS